Proteins encoded by one window of Microplitis demolitor isolate Queensland-Clemson2020A chromosome 6, iyMicDemo2.1a, whole genome shotgun sequence:
- the LOC103572800 gene encoding UDP-N-acetylglucosamine--peptide N-acetylglucosaminyltransferase 110 kDa subunit isoform X2 — MQASQAQQGHQQIAGASVILKMNEIQQLSTVGLLELAHREYQSGDYENAERHCMQLWRQETNNTGVLLLLSSIHFQCRRLEKSAHYSSLAIKQNPLLAEAYSNLGNVYKERGQLQEALENYRHAVRLKPDFIDGYINLAAALVAAGDMEQAVQAYVTALQYNPDLYCVRSDLGNLLKALARLDEAKACYLKAIETRPDFAVAWSNLGCVFNAQGEIWLAIHHFEKAVALDPNFLDAYINLGNVLKEARIFDRAVAAYLRALNLSPNNAVVHGNLACVYYEQGLIDLAIDTYRRAIELQPNFPDAYCNLANALKEKGQVVEAEECYNTALRLCPTHADSLNNLANIKREQGYIEEATRLYLKALEVFPEFAAAHSNLASVLQQQGKLNEALMHYKEAIRIQPTFADAYSNMGNTLKEMQDIQGALQCYTRAIQINPAFADAHSNLASIHKDSGNIPEAIQSYRTALKLKPDFPDAYCNLAHCLQIACDWTDYEARMKKLVSIVAEQLDKNRLPSVHPHHSMLYPLSHEFRKAIAARHANLCIEKIHVLHKPPYKYPREAGVRLKIGYVSSDFGNHPTSHLMQSIPGLHDKSNVEIFCYALSTDDGTNFRSKIAREAEHFIDLSQIPCNGKAADRINNDGIHILVNMNGYTKGARNEIFALRPAPIQVMWLGYPGTSGASFMDYLITDEVTSPVELASQYSEKLAYMPHTYFIGDHKQMFPHLKERLILTDKLNMKGKLADNVAVINATDLSPMIENTMVKEIREIVVADSKNKPVEISMKIAELPTTTPIETMIASGQCQMSVNGVVVQNGMAPTPVNTKTATGEEVPQSIVITTRQQYGLPEDAVVYCNFNQLYKIDPLTLHMWAYILKHVPNSVLWLLRFPAVGEPNLQATAQQLGLAPGRILFSNVAAKEEHVRRGQLADVCLDTPLCNGHTTSMDVLWTGTPVVTLPGETLASRVAASQLNTLGCPELVARTRQEYQDIAVRLGTDREFLKTIRVKVWKARSESPLFDCKMYALGMEMLYKRMWERYSRGEKPDHIAAVDKTNDNLLKITAT, encoded by the exons ATGCAAGCATCTCAGGCCCAACAGGGACATCAGCAAATTGCAGGTGCTAGtgttatattaaaaatgaacgaAATACAACAACTGTCAACAGTTG ggCTTTTGGAGTTGGCACATCGTGAATATCAATCTGGAGATTATGAAAATGCTGAAAGACACTGTATGCAGTTATGGCGACAAGAAACAAATAATACtggtgttttattattattatcttcaaTTCATTTCCAGTGTCGACGTCttgaaaa atcagCACACTACAGCAGTCTTGCTATAAAACAAAATCCATTATTAGCAGAAGCTTACAGTAATTTAGGAAACGTCTACAAGGAACGAGGACAACTTCAGGAAGCTCTGGAAAACTACAGACATGCGGTACGACTAAAGCCAGACTTTATTGATGGATATATAAACTTGGCTGCCGCGTTGGTGGCTGCTGGAGACATGGAACAAGCTGTTCAAGCTTACGTCACTGCTTTGCAATACAATCCG gaTCTCTACTGTGTCCGCAGTGATCTTGGTAATCTTTTGAAAGCATTAGCAAGACTTGATGAAGCTAAG GCTTGTTACCTGAAGGCCATTGAGACGCGGCCGGATTTTGCCGTTGCCTGGAGTAATCTAGGTTGTGTTTTCAATGCACAAGGTGAAATATGGCTCGCTATTCATCATTTTGAGAAAGCAGTTGCTCTAGATCCTAATTTCCTCGACGCTTACATTAATCTCGGAAATGTCCTCAAGGAAGCGAGAATTTTTGATCG AGCTGTTGCTGCATATTTgagagcattaaatttaagtCCTAACAATGCTGTCGTCCATGGAAATCTTGCTTGTGTTTATTATGAGCAGGg gCTCATTGATCTGGCAATTGATACTTACCGGCGTGCAATTGAACTTCAGCCAAATTTCCCTGATGCCTACTGTAATCTTGCAAATGCACTCAAGGAGAAAGGTCAAGTGGTCGAAGCCGAGGAATGCTACAACACAGCCCTCCGTCTGTGTCCCACCCACGCAGACTCTCTTAATAATCTG GCCAACATAAAACGTGAGCAAGGTTACATCGAGGAGGCGACTCGTCTCTATCTGAAAGCACTTGAGGTTTTCCCGGAGTTTGCTGCCGCGCACAGCAACCTGGCTTCTGTCCTTCAGCAGCAGGGAAAGCTCAATGAAGCCCTCATGCACTACAAAGAGGCGATCCGCATCCAGCCGACCTTTGCGGATGCCTACTCCAATATGGGCAATACCCTCAAGGAGATGCAAGACATCCAGGGTGCTCTCCAATGCTACACTCGAGCTATTCAGATAAATCCGGCGTTCGCAGACGCACACTCGAATCTCGCCTCGATCCACAAGGACTCGGGTAACATTCCCGAAGCCATTCAGTCATACCGCACAGCTCTTAAGCTCAAACCAGATTTTCCGGACGCGTACTGCAATCTCGCTCACTGCTTGCAGATTGCTTGCGACTGGACTGACTACGAGGCACGCATGAAGAAGCTCGTCTCCATAGTCGCCGAGCAATTGGACAAAAACCGGCTACCCAGCGTCCATCCTCATCATTCAATGCTCTATCCTTTGTCTCACGAGTTCCGCAAGGCGATCGCCGCCCGTCATGCCAACCTCTGCATCGAAAAGATCCACGTTCTCCACAAGCCGCCTTACAAGTATCCCCGTGAAGCCGGGGTACGGTTGAAAATTGGTTACGTGTCTTCAGACTTTGGTAATCACCCGACAAGTCATCTCATGCAATCTATTCCCGGTCTACATGATAAATCTAACGTTGAAATATTCTGCTACGCGTTGAGCACGGATGACGGCACTAATTTCCGTTCTAAAATCGCTCGTGAAGCTGAACACTTTATTGATCTATCTCAAATACCCTGTAATGGAAAAGCTGCTGATCGCATTAATAACGACGGTATCCATATCTTAGTAAATATGAACGGTTACACAAAAGGAGCtagaaatgaaatatttgCTCTACGTCCGGCTCCTATCCAAGTTATGTGGTTGGGTTACCCAGGTACTTCGGGAGCCAGTTTCATGGATTACTTGATCACCGACGAGGTCACTTCACCCGTTGAATTAGCGAGCCAGTACAGTGAAAAACTTGCTTACATGCCCCACACTTACTTCATTGGAGATCACAAACAAATGTTCCCACACTTGAAGGAACGGCTGATTCTCACCGATAAATTAAACATGAAAGGTAAACTAGCGGACAATGTTGCTGTTATAAATGCTACTGACTTGTCACCGATGATTGAAAATACGATGGTAAAAGAGATTCGCGAGATAGTGGTAGCTGATTCAAAGAACAAGCCGGTTGAGATATCAATGAAGATCGCCGAGTTGCCGACAACAACGCCTATTGAAACAATGATTGCTTCAGGACAGTGCCAGATGTCGGTCAACGGCGTGGTTGTGCAAAATGGAATGGCGCCGACTCCAGTCAATACTAAAACAGCAACAGGTGAAGAAGTACCTCAGAGTATTGTAATTACTACGAGACAACAGTACGGATTGCCAGAGGATGCCGTTGTTTATTGCAACTTTAATCAGCTTTACAAAATAGATCCGCTTACGCTGCATATGTGGGCGTACATATTGAAACACGTCCCTAATTCCGTACTATGGCTGCTGAGATTCCCCGCAGTCGGTGAACCCAATTTGCAAGCTACTGCTCAGCAATTAGGATTAGCCCCAGGCAGGATTCTCTTCAGCAATGTCGCGGCTAAAGAGGAACACGTCAGACGTGGACAATTAGCAGATGTATGTCTTGATACTCCACTTTGCAATGGACACACCACTAGCATGGATGTTCTCTGGACCGGTACTCCAGTTGTTACGTTACCTGGTGAGACCTTGGCCTCCAGAGTTGCTGCCAGTCAGCTTAATACTCTAGGATGTCCGGAGTTGGTGGCCAGGACCAGACAAGAGTACCAAGATATTGCCGTACGATTGGGTACCGACAGAGAatt ttTGAAAACAATAAGAGTAAAAGTATGGAAAGCAAGATCAGAAAGTCCATTGTTTGATTGCAAAATGTATGCACTGGGAATGGAAATGCTTTACAAACGCATGTGGGAACGTTACAGCCGCGGAGAAAAACCAGATCACATTGCGGCTGTTGACAAAACaaatgacaatttattaaaaattacagcgACATAA
- the LOC103572799 gene encoding nucleoside diphosphate kinase: MADNKERTFIMIKPDGVQRGLVGKIIQRFEEKGFKLVAMKMVWPTEEMLKKHYADLAARPFFPGLVKYMSSGPVVPMVWEGLDSVKTGRKMLGETNPKDSAPGTIRGDFCIQVGRNIIHGSDSVESAKNEISLWFPEEKKEGVIDWASWAEKWIYE; this comes from the exons atggctgaTAACAAGGAGAGAACTTTCATCATGATCAAACCCGATGGTGTCCAGCGTGGACTCGTTGGTAAAATAATCCAGCGTTTTGAAGAAAAAGGCTTCAAACTCGTGGCCATGAAGATGGTTTgg cccACTGAAGAGATGCTGAAAAAACATTACGCTGACTTGGCTGCCAGACCATTCTTCCCCGGTCTTGTCAAATACATGAGCTCAGGCCCAGTTGTCCCAATG GTGTGGGAAGGCCTTGACTCAGTTAAGACTGGACGCAAAATGTTGGGCGAAACCAACCCCAAGGACTCTGCACCAGGTACCATTCGTGGTGACTTCTGTATCCAGGTCGGACGCAACATCATCCACGGTTCAGATTCCGTTGAATCAGCCAAGAATGAAATCAGTCTCTGGTTCCCAGAGGAGAAGAAAGAAGGTGTTATCGACTGGGCTTCCTGGGCGGAGAAATGGATctacgaataa
- the LOC103572800 gene encoding UDP-N-acetylglucosamine--peptide N-acetylglucosaminyltransferase 110 kDa subunit isoform X1 produces MNPQITNVISLNQFNKKNESPGNEYYGGRNLVVVPKDNKEGELNDGVEFKLINNSYWLLELAHREYQSGDYENAERHCMQLWRQETNNTGVLLLLSSIHFQCRRLEKSAHYSSLAIKQNPLLAEAYSNLGNVYKERGQLQEALENYRHAVRLKPDFIDGYINLAAALVAAGDMEQAVQAYVTALQYNPDLYCVRSDLGNLLKALARLDEAKACYLKAIETRPDFAVAWSNLGCVFNAQGEIWLAIHHFEKAVALDPNFLDAYINLGNVLKEARIFDRAVAAYLRALNLSPNNAVVHGNLACVYYEQGLIDLAIDTYRRAIELQPNFPDAYCNLANALKEKGQVVEAEECYNTALRLCPTHADSLNNLANIKREQGYIEEATRLYLKALEVFPEFAAAHSNLASVLQQQGKLNEALMHYKEAIRIQPTFADAYSNMGNTLKEMQDIQGALQCYTRAIQINPAFADAHSNLASIHKDSGNIPEAIQSYRTALKLKPDFPDAYCNLAHCLQIACDWTDYEARMKKLVSIVAEQLDKNRLPSVHPHHSMLYPLSHEFRKAIAARHANLCIEKIHVLHKPPYKYPREAGVRLKIGYVSSDFGNHPTSHLMQSIPGLHDKSNVEIFCYALSTDDGTNFRSKIAREAEHFIDLSQIPCNGKAADRINNDGIHILVNMNGYTKGARNEIFALRPAPIQVMWLGYPGTSGASFMDYLITDEVTSPVELASQYSEKLAYMPHTYFIGDHKQMFPHLKERLILTDKLNMKGKLADNVAVINATDLSPMIENTMVKEIREIVVADSKNKPVEISMKIAELPTTTPIETMIASGQCQMSVNGVVVQNGMAPTPVNTKTATGEEVPQSIVITTRQQYGLPEDAVVYCNFNQLYKIDPLTLHMWAYILKHVPNSVLWLLRFPAVGEPNLQATAQQLGLAPGRILFSNVAAKEEHVRRGQLADVCLDTPLCNGHTTSMDVLWTGTPVVTLPGETLASRVAASQLNTLGCPELVARTRQEYQDIAVRLGTDREFLKTIRVKVWKARSESPLFDCKMYALGMEMLYKRMWERYSRGEKPDHIAAVDKTNDNLLKITAT; encoded by the exons ATGAATCCTCAAATAACAAACGTTATTTCGCTGAAtcagtttaataaaaagaacGAAAGTCCTGGTAATGAATATTATGGCGGTCGAAATCTTGTTGTCGTTCCTAAAGATAATAAAGAAGGTGAATTAAATGATGgagttgaatttaaattaattaataattcatatt ggCTTTTGGAGTTGGCACATCGTGAATATCAATCTGGAGATTATGAAAATGCTGAAAGACACTGTATGCAGTTATGGCGACAAGAAACAAATAATACtggtgttttattattattatcttcaaTTCATTTCCAGTGTCGACGTCttgaaaa atcagCACACTACAGCAGTCTTGCTATAAAACAAAATCCATTATTAGCAGAAGCTTACAGTAATTTAGGAAACGTCTACAAGGAACGAGGACAACTTCAGGAAGCTCTGGAAAACTACAGACATGCGGTACGACTAAAGCCAGACTTTATTGATGGATATATAAACTTGGCTGCCGCGTTGGTGGCTGCTGGAGACATGGAACAAGCTGTTCAAGCTTACGTCACTGCTTTGCAATACAATCCG gaTCTCTACTGTGTCCGCAGTGATCTTGGTAATCTTTTGAAAGCATTAGCAAGACTTGATGAAGCTAAG GCTTGTTACCTGAAGGCCATTGAGACGCGGCCGGATTTTGCCGTTGCCTGGAGTAATCTAGGTTGTGTTTTCAATGCACAAGGTGAAATATGGCTCGCTATTCATCATTTTGAGAAAGCAGTTGCTCTAGATCCTAATTTCCTCGACGCTTACATTAATCTCGGAAATGTCCTCAAGGAAGCGAGAATTTTTGATCG AGCTGTTGCTGCATATTTgagagcattaaatttaagtCCTAACAATGCTGTCGTCCATGGAAATCTTGCTTGTGTTTATTATGAGCAGGg gCTCATTGATCTGGCAATTGATACTTACCGGCGTGCAATTGAACTTCAGCCAAATTTCCCTGATGCCTACTGTAATCTTGCAAATGCACTCAAGGAGAAAGGTCAAGTGGTCGAAGCCGAGGAATGCTACAACACAGCCCTCCGTCTGTGTCCCACCCACGCAGACTCTCTTAATAATCTG GCCAACATAAAACGTGAGCAAGGTTACATCGAGGAGGCGACTCGTCTCTATCTGAAAGCACTTGAGGTTTTCCCGGAGTTTGCTGCCGCGCACAGCAACCTGGCTTCTGTCCTTCAGCAGCAGGGAAAGCTCAATGAAGCCCTCATGCACTACAAAGAGGCGATCCGCATCCAGCCGACCTTTGCGGATGCCTACTCCAATATGGGCAATACCCTCAAGGAGATGCAAGACATCCAGGGTGCTCTCCAATGCTACACTCGAGCTATTCAGATAAATCCGGCGTTCGCAGACGCACACTCGAATCTCGCCTCGATCCACAAGGACTCGGGTAACATTCCCGAAGCCATTCAGTCATACCGCACAGCTCTTAAGCTCAAACCAGATTTTCCGGACGCGTACTGCAATCTCGCTCACTGCTTGCAGATTGCTTGCGACTGGACTGACTACGAGGCACGCATGAAGAAGCTCGTCTCCATAGTCGCCGAGCAATTGGACAAAAACCGGCTACCCAGCGTCCATCCTCATCATTCAATGCTCTATCCTTTGTCTCACGAGTTCCGCAAGGCGATCGCCGCCCGTCATGCCAACCTCTGCATCGAAAAGATCCACGTTCTCCACAAGCCGCCTTACAAGTATCCCCGTGAAGCCGGGGTACGGTTGAAAATTGGTTACGTGTCTTCAGACTTTGGTAATCACCCGACAAGTCATCTCATGCAATCTATTCCCGGTCTACATGATAAATCTAACGTTGAAATATTCTGCTACGCGTTGAGCACGGATGACGGCACTAATTTCCGTTCTAAAATCGCTCGTGAAGCTGAACACTTTATTGATCTATCTCAAATACCCTGTAATGGAAAAGCTGCTGATCGCATTAATAACGACGGTATCCATATCTTAGTAAATATGAACGGTTACACAAAAGGAGCtagaaatgaaatatttgCTCTACGTCCGGCTCCTATCCAAGTTATGTGGTTGGGTTACCCAGGTACTTCGGGAGCCAGTTTCATGGATTACTTGATCACCGACGAGGTCACTTCACCCGTTGAATTAGCGAGCCAGTACAGTGAAAAACTTGCTTACATGCCCCACACTTACTTCATTGGAGATCACAAACAAATGTTCCCACACTTGAAGGAACGGCTGATTCTCACCGATAAATTAAACATGAAAGGTAAACTAGCGGACAATGTTGCTGTTATAAATGCTACTGACTTGTCACCGATGATTGAAAATACGATGGTAAAAGAGATTCGCGAGATAGTGGTAGCTGATTCAAAGAACAAGCCGGTTGAGATATCAATGAAGATCGCCGAGTTGCCGACAACAACGCCTATTGAAACAATGATTGCTTCAGGACAGTGCCAGATGTCGGTCAACGGCGTGGTTGTGCAAAATGGAATGGCGCCGACTCCAGTCAATACTAAAACAGCAACAGGTGAAGAAGTACCTCAGAGTATTGTAATTACTACGAGACAACAGTACGGATTGCCAGAGGATGCCGTTGTTTATTGCAACTTTAATCAGCTTTACAAAATAGATCCGCTTACGCTGCATATGTGGGCGTACATATTGAAACACGTCCCTAATTCCGTACTATGGCTGCTGAGATTCCCCGCAGTCGGTGAACCCAATTTGCAAGCTACTGCTCAGCAATTAGGATTAGCCCCAGGCAGGATTCTCTTCAGCAATGTCGCGGCTAAAGAGGAACACGTCAGACGTGGACAATTAGCAGATGTATGTCTTGATACTCCACTTTGCAATGGACACACCACTAGCATGGATGTTCTCTGGACCGGTACTCCAGTTGTTACGTTACCTGGTGAGACCTTGGCCTCCAGAGTTGCTGCCAGTCAGCTTAATACTCTAGGATGTCCGGAGTTGGTGGCCAGGACCAGACAAGAGTACCAAGATATTGCCGTACGATTGGGTACCGACAGAGAatt ttTGAAAACAATAAGAGTAAAAGTATGGAAAGCAAGATCAGAAAGTCCATTGTTTGATTGCAAAATGTATGCACTGGGAATGGAAATGCTTTACAAACGCATGTGGGAACGTTACAGCCGCGGAGAAAAACCAGATCACATTGCGGCTGTTGACAAAACaaatgacaatttattaaaaattacagcgACATAA
- the LOC103572798 gene encoding 60S ribosomal protein L9: protein MKQIVTNQVVKIPDGLTASVKSRMVTVKGPRGVLKRSFKHLALDIRMINPRTLKVEKWFGKKKELAAVRTVCSHIENMLKGVTKGYMYKMRAVYAHFPINCVTTENNSVVEIRNFLGEKYIRRVKMAPGVTVTNSTKQKDELIVEGNSLEDVSRSAALIQQSTTVKNKDIRMFLDGLYVSEKTTVQEDNE from the exons ATGAAGCAGATCGTGACCAATCAAGTTGTTAAAATTCCTGATGGCTTGACTGCCTCAGTCAAGTCTCGGATGGTGACCGTCAAAGGACCAAGGGGTGTACTGAAACGATCATTCAAACATCTCGCGCTTGATATTcgt ATGATTAACCCTCGAACCTTGAAGGTAGAAAAATGGTTCGGTAAAAAGAAGGAATTAGCAGCAGTACGTACTGTCTGCTCTCATATTGAAAATATGTTGAAAGGAGTGACAAAAGGATATATGTACAAGATGCGTGCAGTATACGCTCACTTCCCCATCAACTGTGTCACTACGGAGAACAATTCCGTCGTTGAAATCAGAAATTTCTTGGGAGAAAAATACATTCGTCGCGTTAAGATGGCCCCAGGTGTAACAGTCACCAACTCCACCAAACAAAAGGATGAGTTGATTGTTGAGGGTAACTCCTTAGAAGATGTTTCTCGTTCag ctgCACTAATTCAACAGTCGACAACTGTTAAAAATAAGGATATTCGAATGTTCTTGGATGGTTTATATGTATCTGAAAAGACAACTGTCCAAGAAGacaacgaataa